Proteins encoded in a region of the Schistocerca serialis cubense isolate TAMUIC-IGC-003099 chromosome 6, iqSchSeri2.2, whole genome shotgun sequence genome:
- the LOC126483744 gene encoding succinate--hydroxymethylglutarate CoA-transferase: protein MLFRIGNLIKTRIFLDHCNFISLNCKKCYADVVTNKAGPLDGIRVLDLSRIIAGPFCTMILGDLGAEIIKIERPQIGDESRNWGPPFIKGTKESYYFLAVNRNKKSVCVDLKSPKGQKVIHDLAAKCDVLVENYVPGKLNEFNLDYDTIKHVAPKLIYCSITGYGSEGPYSKRPGYDVIAASVGGLMHITGPRGGEPCKVGVPMTDMATGLYAHGAIIAALFQRGRTGLGQKIDCDLLSTQVSCLINVAANNLNVGLEAERWGTSHSSIVPYESFPTSDGCYITIGAGSNQQFKELCEKLDLPHLVVDERFCNNEMRVKNRKILIETLRNRFKEKSLEEWCALLQDSSFPNGPINSISKVMADPHIKHINLIKEMEHPSGEKIRLVGPPVKFSDCRNEISLPPPCLGQHTSEVLKELLDYSDVEIQSLQNCGAIS, encoded by the exons ATGCTATTTCGGATTGGTAATTTGATAAAAACTCGCATCTTTTTGGACCACTGCAATTTCATCTCgttaaattgcaaaaaatgttatgCAGATGTAGTGACTAATAAGGCAGGTCCGTTGGATGGCATCAGGGTACTGGATCTGTCGAGAATAATAGCGGGTCCATTTTGCACAATGATTTTAGGTGATCTGGGAGCGGAAATTATTAAAATAGAGAGACCTCAAATCGGGGACGAGTCGCGGAACTGGGGGCCTCCTTTTATCAAAGGCACTAAAGAATCTTACTACTTCCTTGCTGTAAACCGTAACAAGAAGAGTGTATGTGTTGATTTAAAATCTCCCAAAGGCCAAAAGGTTATCCATGATCTTGCAGCTAAGTGTGACGTTTTAGTTGAAAATTATGTACCAGGAAAACTAAATGAATTTAATTTAGATTATGACACAATCAAGCATGTAGCACCCAAGCTGATTTACTGCTCTATTACTGGATATGGCTCAGAAGGACCATATAGTAAAAGACCAGGATATGATGTAATAGCTGCATCTGTTGGGGGATTAATGCATATAACTGGACCACGCGGTGGAGAACCGTGTAAAGTTGGTGTTCCAATGACAGATATGGCTACAGGTTTGTATGCTCATGGTGCAATTATAGCAGCATTATTCCAGAGAGGTCGCACGGGTTTGGGACAGAAGATAGATTGTGACTTGTTATCTACTCAGGTTTCATGTCTAATTAATGTAGCAGCAAACAATTTAAATGTTGGTTTGGAAGCAGAACGCTGGGGAACAAGTCATTCAAGCATTGTGCCCTATGAATCATTTCCTACATCTGACGGATGTTATATAACAATTGGTGCTGGTAGCAACCAGCAGTTCAAAGAGCTTTGTGAAAAATTGGATTTGCCACATTTAGTGGTAGATGAACGATTCTGCAACAATGAGATGAGAGTGAAGAACAGGAAGATATTAATAGAAACGCTGAGAAATCGCTTCAAAGAGAAGTCTTTGGAAGAATGGtgtgcattgcttcaggattcatCATTTCCAAATGGTCCAATCAACAGTATTTCCAAG GTCATGGCTGATCCTCATATCAAGCATATTAACCTGATAAAAGAAATGGAGCATCCATCGGGTGAGAAGATAAGACTAGTGGGTCCTCCAGTGAAATTCAGTGACTGCAGAAATGAAATTAGCCTTCCACCACCTTGCTTAGGTCAACACACATCTGAAGTTCTGAAAGAATTGTTAGATTATTCTGATGTTGAGATTCAGTCTCTGCAGAATTGTGGGGCAATTAGCTGA